Part of the Juglans regia cultivar Chandler chromosome 14, Walnut 2.0, whole genome shotgun sequence genome, ttaattacaatttatttaaaatcacctCACTAACAATGCAGCGTAAATCCCTAACTGAGTATATTCGTGGATGAGGAAAttagttaaagaaaaaaaaagtagaattatgGCTTATGTAACTCCATTTGAAGCCCTTTATGGGTATGATCCTCCTAAATTGATGGTTTATGTACCAAGTACCTGCTCTAATGATGTTGTTGGTAGGCAGTTAAAGTCAAGGGAAGAATTATGGGATTTATTGAGAGATAACATGAAGAAGGCACAACATAGAATGAAATTCTATGCTGTCATAAAGAGGAGTGAAAGATCTTTCCAAGAGGCTGATTGGGTCTTCTTGAGACTACAACCTTATAGGCAGAAGACATTGGCAATAAGGCACAATATGAAGTTAGCCCCAAGATTTTATGGTCCTTTCCATGTTGTGAAGAAGTTGGGGTCTGTTGCTTACAGACTCAATTTGTCTAACTCATCTTTAATACATAcaattttccatgtttcttgtTTAAAAGGGAAAATTGGTTAGAATGTTGTACCCTTACCAACATTACCCCCCATTGATTCTAGTAGACATTTACAACCTGAGCCCCAAAAGATTATGGACAAATGAATTCAAAAGAGGGGCAATCATGTTGTGACAaaagttgtaacaccccgttcccgaaaagacattttagaattttcgaggaaccagtgtgctactactaaacttaaatataaaaagattttcctttttaacaacgcgccagatacgaaagaattccataaaataaaataaaaaacttcaataaatactgaaaatttaaaataaggtctgcggaagcatttattaaaaaaaaatacagaagtcttatgtgcttatcaaaataatttatttaaaccatagaaataatcatagcaaaatctgtctaggcctcagccttgcctcccggagtcaagtcctgtcctgcagtctcaacttcataaatgtcatcacctgggaggggtttaaaaacatgaaaacaaactaaaatgagtcgaatactcaataagcaacacatcatacagtaaacataataaacataaggtgtcttgaaaagcgtgcatattcataaatacatgcataaaaatcatgagcatgaacattaacttatctttcacttatcataggccgttacccactgttgacccccgtgagttagggttagcgaatctaaaaagattccgattccgcccgtggccgcgggttgtggaatccatacataaggaagacaatactgggtgcactaccagcatgcacgacctggcaatgcaatatgcccataacataggtaccgttttcatatcataacataggccgttacatattttatcaaatcatacttgcatacttgtcatttcatagatttcaaaagaaatcacatacatacttgtcatatcgtatcatagatttcaaacgaaatcgcattctttcataaatgtcgtgatacgtgtttcattgcataaaatcatgatttttcttttataaataattttatgaataatcttcacataaaatcatgcatttcataaataattttatgaataatctttcacataaaatcatgcatttcataaataatttcatgaataatctttcacataaaatcatgactttttcataattttatcatgttttggatacgtaaaaagggtttccaataaagggcatacatgcataatatcttttataaaaagacaaacagctcactgtacataagcgtaaggatatgatcatgctacttaccttgcaacgctaaaccactattttcggtacgaaatcggtcgcctataaaaataaacacgtaatttacataaatttctaattaaacaagagattttattggaaatctaaactataaaaaaatatcctatattttctaaacctaaaatcctAATTAATCTAAACTGATAATCTTTAtaacaaaagatttaaaaccCGGCCCGTAAATAAGAGTCCacgtaaaactaaaattaaagctCAATATAAACTATTAGTTCAATACGTATGCTGCTTGAGGTATAACTAAGggacaaaaatgtaatttaaaaataaaagaaactaccCTTCAGTAATTGAAACCGACAGAAACTTAAGACTTCAACTTGAAGACAGGTATCTTTCTTGAGGGGAAAACTAAGCCGTGCGACATCCTTACCAAGAGAGGAAACACGCGACGAAGCGGAGGCTGAGGAGAGGGTGGCGAGTGAGGCGGCAAAgttgtgagggagagagagagagagagacgaaaagtgagagagagtttacgGGATGAGAGAAAAGGAGTTCTGCCAAACCGAAAacaaccgagagaaagaggtgGACAAAGACGGTCGTGGCTTACCGGGACGGAGTGGGTGCCACTGGGTTGTGCTGGTCGGTGGTTTCTGTGCCGTCGGAGAGGGGGTTCGGCGCCTCTAGAGGTGGCTACCGTGGAGAAGGtgactgcatgctctgtttcggacgtgcaaaaacagtggtgcgtccgtggctgctacggcgtgccttggcggctgagggtggtccgaagtattctatggtggtcagtggtggcgtcggcgtgttctgtggctgagggtggctgGCTGTGGCTCACGGTCggagagctcagtgctctgtttttgggtgtGGAAAACAGAGGCGTCGAAAGTGGTTGCCGTGCGTGCAGTGGCGcaagtgaaggcttggctgcggcaaggtggtgctgcggtttgaggggaggaggttttgggcaagtgctctgtgtgcgtgagtgtataaataattacagtgtcgtgcaagcggaggaaagaaaggagccgtgcatgcgtaTGTTTGATGCGCGATGGGAAGACTCACGATGGGGCATTGCGGCTTGCatccgtatgaatatatgtttcagaacctagaagaaaaccctagaaaaaaaaaaagagacgtgcatgtgcatgtgcatgtgatgtgagtggattagatttcgcgtttgaaattcaaaatagaagaaaaaaatccggcaagaggagttgtattaacaagaggattcaagggttggacagaaataataataataataataataataataataatagagccttaataaaattattcaaattttatccctaaaaaaaatatagggtcgggtcgttacaaaaGTGCTTGTGAGTTGGGTGGGAGCTGCAGCTAAGGATTCATCTTGGGAGACCTTGTGGAAGTTAAGGCAACTCTACCCACATCTGGTGGGGATTATACTGTGAAGTGTGTTCTGGTTAAAGACCTTGTGGTCAAGTCCTTTAAGAGGGGGAGAATGTGAAGTGTGTTCTGGATGAAGGTGGATGGTAGTGGAACGTGATGTGAAGCAGATGGATGAGGATAAAGGTGCATGGGCAATGGAATTAACTACCAGTCCAAACGGGGCGTTTTAGGATTTTAATGAAACAATGCGTATTAAGATCATGTTTTGAGGAATGCGGGACTAATTAATATGGTGCATTGCAGTTAAGTTGGGCGACGTCATTTTTCTTACATTGCTTGTAATAGAAAATCAGTTAGTTAGTTAGTAGTATGTTGGTTAGTTAGTTCAGGAACTTGTAGTATAAAAAGAAGGGGTCTTGTATTCACAAAATCATTTGAAAGATTTACAAAGACTGATTTGTTTGGAGCTTGGAGATTGCTCGAAAATCTCTTCCAAGAATTGAAGTAGATTCTTGGTTGATTCTCTCTTTCTTGTTCAttgtttcttgttcttcatTTACACTGCATTTGGCCTCTGCATTCATTTTACTGGGTTCTGGTGTATGTGGAGTCGAAAGGAGGAAGAGGGACCGTAACACACTGCTGACCTAACTTAGAGATTGTGCAATAGGTACAAGGACTGGAAAAGCATGTAGGATGTATgtttaaggctgtgtttgggtagtaGAGTGATATGagctattcaatattttattattactttttacatatttttttgttacttttactactatttattactatttaatatgtTATCATTACCTTTTCaccaatttttattattatttacagattatttgagatcatttcattatccaaatgcaacctaaaTCCCCAACTGAGTATATATGTGGAGGAGGAAATTattggaagaaaacaaaaaaaataacaaagtgAAATTCCTGAACTGGAGATGCAAGTATAATCAAGTCGGAAATTGTTTCTTACTCCCAATATTGCTAATAGGCTCGTATAAAGGGGATGAGATTGTAACTTGCTATACAATCTTTGACTTGTCAACATTTAGGCTcggtttggatataagaagtatttcatctcatgttATTTCatcagtatatttttttaaaattttaacacaaaatataataaacaattcaagtttctcaaatcctaaaataatattaatattaaaaaataatattataacaatatttttatattaaactttcaatttttatttcaacttactatccaatgGCACCTTAATCTAAGGGGAGCTAAAGTGAAAAAAGAATCAAGGAAAAAGTATGGAATTCCAAGAGGGCTGAAGATGAAAAGCAATGGCTAAGACCAAAAATTCTGCAACCTTAGTGATTTAACACTCTTTTCTCATGATACAAAACTAATACAAAGTTTGGAACATAGAAAAATCttaagattaaataaaatcattttaataggGAAGtgaatagataaataataaaaatcaaaataaaaaataaaaagaatagtaaatgaGTGGTAGGAAGTAATaaacctatcattatcctttgAATAAATTGGTTGGCGTAGAGTCTTCCTGTTAAGTTCGGGTAGGACTGGGAGATTCTTGTGTGCTGAATCCTTGGCCATTGTTGTGAAAACCCATTCCTACTTTTTCTGTTCTGAAACTACTTTATTTATTGCAAGAATCTCATCTTCCGTAATACGACATTCACTACAATATTTTGGTTTCTTGCTTGTCCATGTCTTCCTCTACAGTCTCTAGTCTCTGAACTTCAGGATACTTTGGTTGTTGCCCAGTTTAATCTCACTCTGTAGTGGTTATAGAGTTTGTTGTTGCATGCCCAAATTCTTCAAGTAACTGTCTGACAAAGTCCTCCCAACTCATGAAATAGATCCATTCCTCCATCTCTCGGAACCAAAGCAACGCTTCCCCTTCCATACGATGTGAGGGTTTGTAGATTTTCCAATTTTGAAGAGTGTGACTCCTCAAACAACTGATTTTGTTACGATTCTGAAGGTTAcaagtttaaccaaattagtatccaacagtctTAGAGCTTTTGGATTAAtggttgaatatttaaaaattgatatcaaAGTAAAGACCACGTCACAGGTTTAAGTCACGGAGGGGGCGACCTATAGACTGGATTAAAAtgtttttgatattttgtataGGTATAatgttaagtcattgaatattgATAGATGACTGAAGCCCCCAAAAGAGAAAAGGACTATCACTGAGTTAGTGTCGATAGAATAGGCCATCGTGGATGTCAGATTCGAAAGCGTGGTGGAATATTATGATCGTGAGGATTAaatgtttaaccaaattagtatctaaCAGTCCTAAAACTTTTAGATTAATAGTTGAGTCTTTAACATATTTGCTAACAAAacccagacatagtaaggatggATATTCACCGCTAAATCgttgaaatttcaaattattattatttttctaattcttGCCGTTCTTGAAAATGCAATTTGGTTCATCCAACGTGAAAAATTTGTTTGCAAAATAGGCTTGTTATATTATCTATGCTTCGAATATTTCTTCCACGACTTTTCTTGGATCATAACTTCTCTAATATAATTGTAACACACTTTGTACTTCTTTGGACAATAAGAGAATGATAAAGGAGATtaaggaaatgaaaggaaaatatgataattttgaggatgatgatgatccgACCTCCACAAGAAAAGAGATGAGAGTTGAACCTTTGCTATTAAACTTCTCAGCAATTTATTACGGTACTCCTTTACAGTATTTATTGGCCATGAACCACTTTAAACCTAGCCCACCAACTAGACTTTTCAATTAGGGTGGCTCTACCGCCGCTGTCAGGAGCATCTGCTAGtatattttatctatatatttttttacatgaatgtttttaatattttttaatatttttttttaaaaaatcatattatcattaaaaaaatattttcttaatcattaaataaaaataaattaaaaattaaaaaaattccaactagaggactagcattttcctttcaattaTAACCCATTTACACAATagcaaaaaaaattctatttatcatatcTTATATCACATAtcaacatgtgatttattatttttattattctatttaaacacatatattagtaagtttaaataaataaaaaaataataataaattatatattgatgtgtggtgtgtgaatgataaataacattCATCCAACgcaataagttaataacaaGCAGGATTGtagaaataagttgaaaaacCGACCAAATCGATTGACTTGAAACTAATCGGTTCAATTCGGTTATATGAAAGGTTTGGTTGgtttccaatttttcttttgttattatttatgtttgcatattaaattacttatataatattttataacatgcatGTATGATTGTTAGTAACTTATTACTTCTttacatgtcagttattgatatattaaaaattatgagatttgaatttaacaaaataatgttaaaaataagaatataaataaaaatataagtacatgtaatattactctaatttatataatgtaaattttgagaaaagaatttttcataaagtgtagAATGTGGAAATAAATAGAGAAGAATTATTCTTAGGAAATATGTTAATAGTAGtgtgatttgaattaaaatattttatagaattttggaaatggaaaaaaaataaaaaaattatatgaatttaattttttaataaaatttttttatttaaataagttgaattatcttttatgttttgtttgaaagtttgaaaaaatataataatttaataataattagatgaaaaaattaaaaaattaaaattgaaaagtatttatatttaaattatttaagaatgaaattatgaaaaattttgatacGAGAAGAGATTGTTTTCCACCTCTTAACTAatattttagctaaaatttaattaGAGAAACATCATTGGCACTCAAAACTTGAACTAAATACATTGTTTGCATGAAAGACTCGCTAAACGGTACATTCTGAGTACtcttattagattagtcaaagtaaaaagataattttgatgaatgtaagagaaatttaacttttaactattccattcacataaatcttcacattggaatagctatttgttcattatataataataaaataatataagataaatttaattttgattattcacattaaatctccacattagattatatatttattcattatatggtaatgaataactaataatttcaaaaatatttaatttttttaattattaatttatttaattttatcatattttactattatacttattatatgttaattaataatcatgttcttattaaattaatatatcactaagtcaaattaatatattaattgtgataaaaatatgtgatagaaagaaagggagagataaataattaataaaatatgtatttgatgtatgtacagtaactttcaaatttggaaaaacttttgaaagtcactgtagccAAATTCcaatttgactaatctaatgtgagcatattttactctttaatagctaaatactcattgaatttagcttttagctaatccaatgagagtggaGGCTGCCCGTttggagttgaaaaatattttatcttatcttatctcatcattataatttttttaaatttttacataaaatataataaaaaattcaatttattcaaatctcaatttaattttttaaaattttataataataataatattaaaaaataatattttaataataatttttttcaactttcatcttttatttaaaatcatctcagaAATGAAACTAACGTAAGTCACAAGGGCAATAGTgtaattcaaaacttaaaaggtACAAAACTTTGTCGTTTCTGTCTTTGGAAGGAGGTCAAATTGTTGAAAGCAAAACATATAGCCATCCCCCGGTCTTTTCTGTGTAACAAAGGGGATAAGATCATAAACACCAATTGGAGACAGAGAGACGGGCGACAATGGCATCCACAGCTTTGGCTCCATCATGGAGTTCTTCTTCGTGGTTGCATAGCTTCGGAGGAAACTTGAATGCAGGTACTAAACTACAGGACAGAAGAACAGCCTTGGTGGTTTTGGCTCAGAAGAAAGCCATCAAGACCCGCAAGGTagatatatatttcatctttttAAAAACGAAATGGGCTGTGCTATTATTCTTTACATTCCAGCACCTTTAATGTGTGTTCGACATTGTTTGGCTCCTGAGAACgtgaaggaaaagaaagctaAAAATACATTATTCACGATTTAGCTTCTCTTTCCATACATTTTTATTAGCAACAAAACTTCATAGAAAATGTAAAAGATATTGAACTAAGTGTCAGTAATAGCGTTATAATTGAGTGCTGGTGTGGGAGGGGTCAGATAATATTGAAGGAAGACGTGACAGACCTGGGAAAGAAGGGGCAGCTGCTTGACGTGAAGGCTGGGTATTACAGAAATTATCTACTCCCCATGGGCAAGGCTCAGATTGTCACTTCCAGTCTGATCAAGTAATGTATAACTGAACCATCTCATCTTTACATTGTGTTGGTTTCGTTATCTCTCACATGCCCAATTCAGGAGGAATACTGATGGTTTGGTCTGCCAGGGTTTTATTTCAAAAGTGTTCGATGATAATGTGATGATAAAATGCAACAAGTTTAAGGAGCCTAGGTCTCGTAACTGGGGAAATTTTTCAAGTAGAAAGTGTACCACATGCTAATAGGCCATATCTAGAGTAAGTAGAAACTATAAGGGATGTCTATAGCTGATACGAGTAAGATTTGGCTTGGATTTGGAGTTATAGTTTAATTAAATGTCAATGCAGATTGTGAATGCTGATTGCACTCCTGGGCATCTATACAATTctgaaaatgatatattatgCTTTTGATAGAGGGAGTAGGAAGgtggaaagatttttttttcttgtcaattTTTGCCATTTTGTGTCTGGCAGTTAACTTTATGCCAGCATTTGCTAAAACTCTTCCCAAAATGTAAGAGTTGTAGGAAATCAAGATAAATGATTCAATGGACATGGTTGCTTCTTCCTCATCTCTGCTAGCAACCTCCATAGTTGCTGACAACCACCTGCTGAGTGCTGACTAAAACACAATAGTACATTACCTTTCATTATTCCTGAGGACAACCCATAAATGTGCTGCCTGCATAATTTGCTACAATGACCCCCTCTAATAGTGCCTATGGAATTACCATAATCATCTGTAGCTATACGATCTCCTGTTCAGCTAACATGAGCATCTTCATTGTCCACAAACACTAGATGTTATTCCACCAAGGCTACCATTACTCATCATCTTGTGCACCAATGCTTTTATTCGCATTTCCATAAGACTTTGCATTATCGACATTGCAAGTTTCTTTACTGCCTCACCACCACCCTATCTCTATCACAACCTGCTGAAAACTAGTGCCAacactggttttttttttttttttttttattgataaacaaaattttattgagcataaaatagacaaaggccCCAttatatgggacatatacaagattGTCGCCTATGCTTGCGAGTTTAGCGATACAAGGAAGTCATGAAAAGACattccattaaaatcaattacaactgACTAATGGAGTAAAGTATGGAAAAATAAACTTCTAAGCCCATCCATTGACCACTCTCGATCTTCAAAACTTTTTGCATTCCTCTCCCTctaaatgcaccaccatagacaaattgggaccatcttccacacttTTGCAATCTGATGGTTACCGTGGATACCTAGCAAAGAAGCTAGGAGGTTGATTACCCTTTTcagcatcacccaagctaatccCACCCAAGCAAAGAAGTCATTCCACAAGGTCatagcaatctcacaatgaCATAATAGATGATCTACGGATTCTCCACTCCTCTTGCAcgtacaacaccaatccatgacTGATGTGGCATTTTCGTAGATTGTTTGTTGTGAGGATCTTCCCTAATGAGGCCGTCCATACAAAAACATTTGCCTTAAGTGTTGCTTTTGTcttccaaatattcttccatggAAATGGATTTGTATTATGCGTGATCATTGCATGATAGTAGGAGCAAACtgtgaacttccctttcttagAAGGGCCAAAAGATCTTGTCTTCAACTCCCCTCATTATGTGGGTAGAGTATACTAGATCATAGAACTTTGAGAAAGCgtcaacttcccaatcttgtgcgtCTGTAAAGAATGTAACATTCCATTGGGGAGTACCTTTAGAAAGAATTAAGAGGTTTGCAATTGaggcttctttcattcttgctatGCCTTAGTATTCTGGTCACACTACTGCCCTCATCAACGTTAACCACATCTATCTTCCCCAACCTATAAGTTATtaaaaccatttttttcttctctttttgttattttgttcttATGACAATGCAACTGCACCatccacaaaaacaaagaatcTCCATTAAGCCATAGATATCTAGGgattactccaccacatgggGATGAAAGTACAATATTGGATATGGAGGATTTCCTGGTGGTCTAAGGTTTTAATGGTAgaactttcttaaaaaatgacTTATGGTATTATCCATGTAAACTGATGCATTTGATGTTTCGGGAACTTGTAAATGATTATCCTTAAAAAACTATTAATGGTCAATGTGTACAAGTACTcttaacacataaaaaaatgtcatgctctccaaagatttcaaaacattCAAAAGCAGGGAgtgtatttttttcaattataattttcttctaaatgcACTGAAGGACGAAATGAGCAGCCACATCTCAAGGCATTCTACTTGATGATCTgtttaaaatatctaatcttGTTTAAGTGATCACATACTTTCAACCTTCCTGAAAACTTTGGAGAGCTTGTCATTTTTAGGATTCAGATCCTAATGTTCCTTCTGAACTTGCCATACTGACCACATATTTTTCTCAGCCTCCAAGGTCAAAATCACttattattacatataaaaGAATGTCACCCATGGTTACGCCCTAGTTATGTTGGCAATGCCACATGGTTTAAACATCTAAGAATATAAAATACTCACCAAGAGCATGGAAAAGCAGAAATTTTATTCAGAGAAAATATGTAGTGTGACTCTATCTGTACAGAGCATTAACATATGTTAGGGGACAAATAGTGATTGAAGAGACATGTCATAGAATGTGATATCGTATTCATGGAAGAACTTATCTATCTTTTTATTCtcatataattttcttaaatttattcattctttttacAGGGAAATGCGAATGGAAGAGGAGAGAATTGAGGCTGAGAAAAAGCGGGTAACCGAGTTAAACATTTGTTTTATCCATATGCTTCTTTGAAAGTGAAATGGTTCAAGTTATACCTTATataactagttttttttttttgataagtacctTTATAACTAGTTTCATGATCATAACATTAATCTGTTGATGTTTActcataatttgtttttattggtaaaaaaattttaattgaccATAAGAATAGGtaaaagcccaagtatacggaACATATATAAAAGCATCGCCTATGCATGCTATTTAGCCATACAAGAAATTCGTGAAAGTTCATTCCTTTAAAATCagttacaatcgaccaatgaagTAATGtactgaaaaataaatttctaagcTCGTCCATGGACCACTCTCCATCTTCGAAGCTTCTTTCGTTCCTCTGCCACCAAAACCACCACCATAGGTATATTGGGACCAACTTCCATATTGCTGCAATGTGAAAATTTCCTTGAAGGCCTTTCTAAGAAGCTAGTAGATCGATTATATTtctcggcatcacccaagctagtCTCACCCGAGCAAagaattcatttcataaaggtaatggcaatctcacaatgtagtagatCATCAACAAACaccccactctttttgcacataaAACAGCAATCCATGACAATGATTCAGTGTTTCCTTAAATTTTCTATTGTGAGAATCTTTCCCAAGGAAGCTATCTATGCAAAGAAGATTGCTTGTAGTGGTTCCTTTgttttccaaatattcttcTATGGGAATGGATTTGCATAATGCTAATTCATGGCTTGGTAGAGAGAGCGGATGGTTGTAACACCCCTTGCTGTAGGTTAGGAGTGTTACGTGCTTTCATAACTGTGCCCGGTAAAGAGACCCAACTTGATAAAAATACCTAGTTTATCGAAAAATAAATTCCCCAAAACATAAGAATATAATCCAtagcaagaaaatttaaaattgatatttttgtgaaaaaaagaaCACTATAAACTAAGGGctggtttgtttttacaaaccatctcaactcatctcatctaatcattatgacttttccaaattctcaaacaaaatataataaacaattcaatcttttcaaatctcaaaacaaaaataatattaaaaaattatattctaataatattttattcaactttcatttcatctcatctcatctgtgtaaccaaacgaggcctaagtctgAAAATCCCTTGACACATGATCTATGCTTGGTCATCAGCTCATCAATACTATCTTCTTTACttggacattttttttattggtaccgGGTATTCGAGAATAGCGTCTCGACTAATTctgggggtgcacaggccctcggcaaggagtttcccacaatCTTTACTAgacattttaaaaacataaaacaataaacaaaCAACCAAAATGAGTCAATTACTCAATAAGTAGTATCTCATACAGTAAACACAATAAACATCGAGTTTCCTTGAAAGGCGTTCATACTTAATACTTATactaacataaacatgtaacatGTGCTATGCATAACTCATTAAACTTGTCTTTCCCTTTATTTAATGTCCAACACATCTTAACCCCCATGTGCATGGTTGTGCACCGGTTCCCCTACTTGTGGCCATAAGGGGAA contains:
- the LOC108989703 gene encoding 50S ribosomal protein L9, chloroplastic is translated as MASTALAPSWSSSSWLHSFGGNLNAGTKLQDRRTALVVLAQKKAIKTRKIILKEDVTDLGKKGQLLDVKAGYYRNYLLPMGKAQIVTSSLIKEMRMEEERIEAEKKRVKDEAQQLALIFETVGAFKVKRKGGKGKQIFGSVTAQDLVDIIKAQLRRDVDKRIVSLPEIRETGEYIAELRLHPEVTARVRLNVFAN